Proteins encoded within one genomic window of Gammaproteobacteria bacterium:
- the tsaA gene encoding tRNA (N6-threonylcarbamoyladenosine(37)-N6)-methyltransferase TrmO — translation MSPIGIIHSCFKEKFGIPRQPGLVPEARAQLELISPYDRDEALRELQGFSHIWLLFLFHATARSEWKATVRPPRLGGNQRIGVFASRSTFRPNPVGLSVVRLEAIYRKEGKLMLELSGIDLMDATPVIDIKPYLPYVDAIPDAVGGYAREVPEGDRLVQFSPLAEQICMEKEADGLVNLRQMIVSLLQLDPRPAYNASKNKPEVDREYGMRLYDFDLKWTVNNDIIQVIALESV, via the coding sequence ATGTCACCTATTGGTATTATTCACTCCTGTTTTAAGGAAAAGTTTGGTATTCCACGGCAGCCGGGACTGGTGCCGGAGGCGCGAGCACAGCTTGAATTGATATCTCCCTATGATCGTGATGAGGCCTTGCGTGAACTGCAAGGCTTTAGTCATATCTGGCTGTTATTTTTATTTCATGCGACGGCACGCTCTGAGTGGAAGGCAACGGTGCGTCCCCCACGTCTGGGTGGTAATCAACGTATCGGTGTCTTTGCCTCCCGTTCGACCTTTCGTCCTAATCCTGTGGGTCTATCGGTTGTGCGACTGGAAGCTATTTATCGTAAGGAAGGCAAGTTGATGTTGGAGTTATCCGGTATTGATCTGATGGATGCGACACCTGTTATAGATATAAAGCCTTATTTGCCTTACGTCGATGCAATACCGGATGCGGTGGGTGGTTACGCAAGAGAAGTACCAGAAGGTGATCGGTTGGTGCAATTTAGCCCTCTGGCAGAACAGATCTGTATGGAGAAGGAGGCTGATGGCCTTGTGAATCTGCGGCAGATGATTGTGTCACTTTTACAATTAGATCCACGACCCGCTTATAATGCTTCGAAAAACAAACCGGAAGTTGATCGGGAATATGGTATGCGCTTGTACGATTTTGACCTGAAGTGGACGGTTAATAATGACATTATTCAGGTAATAGCGTTGGAGTCGGTATAG